The Candidatus Synechococcus calcipolaris G9 nucleotide sequence TGACATCCGGTTCCTGATCCAGGTAGATCAGGGAAAGGATAAACCCAAGGGAAAAGGGTGTGGTGCAACGGGTGGCATTACTATTGGAAATTAAGAATAGATTACGGCGAATCACGCCATCGTTATCAATGGGAATGTCGGCAAACCCCACCTGCTCCGGGACGCGATCCGTGGGAATAATGGGTGGGGGTGGAACCTCTGGCTGATCGGTGGTTTCTCCGGCCGCTTTACAGACCGGGACAATTTGGGGATTAGCGGCAAAGAGCGTCGATAGCTCTGGATGGCCCGGCTCCGTTGGTAGATCCCGATAAATATCGAGGCCGATGGCCCGGGGACTGGCTTCATTCAAACGACGCAGAAGATCCGCAATGGTTTGATCACTCAAGGGCCAGGTCTGCTGCTTTTGAATATCCTGTTCCGTGACCAAAACCGTTAGGATCCGTTCATCGGGCGGTAGGCTGGGCCGCGATCGCAGGAACAGGTCATAGAGACTCAATTCACTTTGTTGCAGCCAGCCAAATTGACGCACCCCTGCGACTACGCCTGTTACCACTAGGGTTGTGACTAAAACAGGCATGGCGGTTAGTTTTTTCCAGTTTTGCCAGGGGATTGCCACGGAGATGCCTATAAAAATAGAGAATATGGGCTTTATCTTATCGAAAATTTGGTGACTTGCTATAGAAATCCTGGCTCAAGGTTATAGGCTGAACATAGCCCGCTAGGATCCGTTGGTTTCTTATGTCCGTTGAATATCCAGAGCAGCCCCTTGAGGATGAAAATGAGAATAATGGGACTGATGTGCCTGTTCCCAGTCATCACCACCCGCCCTTTGATTTTCATGCCCGTTTCCATGGTTGGATGGAACTCTATGCCCCCGTCAGCCAGTACGAAGCCTATTTGAATGACCATCGTCAGTGGTTTTATCGCTGCGCCCATCCCATGGCAGCCGAACCCATTGGCGAGAATGGTTATATTTTGACCATTGGCCGCTACGGTTCCTTTGGCTATGAAGTCGAACCGAAGATTGGCCTAAATTTACTCCCGGAAGACGAGGGAGTGTATCGGATTCAGACCATCCCGGTGCCGGATCAACCCTTTTTGAACTATGAGGTGGATTTTCAGGCAGAAAAAGCCCTAAAGCCAGCGATCGCCCAGCCAGAACAGGATCAGGATTTAATTGATCTGGGGGTGAGTCAGTACACCATTGTGGATTGGCAGCTAGATTTATCCGTGAAGGTCTATTTTCCCCGCTTTATTTATCGCCTACCCCATGGACTGATTCAACGCACCGGCGATCGCATTTTGGCGGAAATTGTGAAACAGGTCTCCTATCGTCTCACGGCCAAAGTCCAGGATGATTTTCATCAGACCATTGGTTTGACCCTAGGTAAGCGTTGGCGACGACAGCGATGCCACAATGCCCGCCTTAATCACCCAGCGGACGATCTGGATGCTCTAGATGATCTAGACCCAACACTTGACGGAATCGCTTCACCCGCGCCTGAATTGCCAGCCAATTCTGAGTCGCCACCCACTCAGGAGCCATAAGATCACTACCCACCCCCAGGGCGATCGCCCCCGCCTGAATCAGTTCCGGTGCATTTTCGAGGGTGACACCCCCTGTAGGAATGAGGGGAATGCCCGCGAAGGGCCCCTGTAAATCCCGCAGATACCTCGCTCCGCCCATCACCCCAATCGGAAACACCTTGACGCAGGTTGCCCCCCCTTGCCAGGCTTTTAATATTTCCGTGGGAGTCAAGGCCCCTGGAATAATGGGTACGGCAGCGGTTTTGACATAGCGAATTAAAGACGGATCCGTGTGGGGAGTGAAGATAAATTGAGCCTCGGCGGCGATCGCCTCGGCCGCCATGGTTTCATTGAGGATCGTACCTGCCCCAATCCAAGCCTGGGGAAATCGTTTCCGAAAGTGGCGAACAAGCAAGGCTGGCTCTGGCATATTCCAGGTAACTTCCAGAAGGCGAATCCCCGCTTGAATTAAGACCTCTCCCAGGGCGATCGCCAATTCCGGTTCCCCAACCCGCAGAACGGCAATTAACCGCTCTTGCAGAAGATGTTCTTGCCAGTTGTTCATCTTAAAATGAGGGTAAAGATTTGACAAAGCAGCAATCTCCCAAATCATAGGAATACAGTTTTGGGCACTGGTTTGGGGCCACTTCCCTGTAGCCAAGACGTTTTAAGAGGCGAATGCTCCTCTGATTCATAGGATGAACCGTGGCCCACCACTCTGTTCTGGGTGTAACCGTAGCGAGGTAATCGTGCCACCAAGACATCGCCTCAAAGGCCAATCCCTTTCCCCACCAAGCTTCACCTAATAGGTAGGCAACTTCGCCCCAGGCTCCGTGGCCTGTCGCCTCAAATGGGACGAAGACTTTTAGTTGACATGAAGGTACAAATACAAGATAAATGAAAGAGATCCGCGGGGGTGAGTTTATGAGTGTCAAATGGAATTGTAAATGAGTGTATCCCCATGATTGCCTCACTGATAGCTACGTTCTGGGGACAAATGCAATCCTGGTTTACTCAGGCAAAGGCAGTCACAGAATCGACCGATGATTTGATGCCCCTGCCCAATTCCTTAGAAATTCAAGTTTCCCAGCATATCCAGTCCCTCCCCAGTCCCCAAGCCTATCAAGCTTTTATTCATGAGTCCCTCTCTAACGCCCTTAGTCCTTGGCAAACGGACTTGGATGCCCCCAATAGCTTGGTCATTTTGGGGAGTCCGGTGGAATCCATTGCCAAAATTATTAGGGATGGTTTACAAACTTGGGTCGATCGGCCCCCTTTAGAGATCATTACGCCCCTGTCCTGCCGAAGTCGTCCCCAGATACCCTGGATCGTTACTTCCCAAATTCGCCAGGCCCTACAACCCTATCCCCAAATTAATGTGTCCGAGGATCTCCCTATGGATGATTCCCTGGATTTGGGTAGTCTGGAGGAGCGCACAACCCTAATCGTCATACCCTGTTTAGAACAGTGTTTTCTCCGTTGCATTGGCGGTTGGGAAAGTATTGAATTCCTACGGGATAGGGTCATCCATAATCCCAACTGTTTTTGGTTAATTGGCTGTAATCATTGGGCCTGGGATTATCTTGATTTTGTGTGTCAGGTGAGGGCTTACTTCAATGATGGACTGTATGTACCCCCCTTAGGGGGGGAGATGCTGCAGGCCTGGTTAGACCCGGTGATGAAGACCGTTGTCGCTCCCACCATTGATTTTGGCGATCGCCAGCATTTCATATTACAGAACTCTACCCGCCACCATCAACAGTCCCTCACGGACGAAGAACGCCACCAAACCTACTGGAATGTCCTCGCCCATCAATCCCTAGGCATTAGCAGTATGGCCACCAGCCTGTGGTTAAAAAGTTTACGCATAAAAAATGATGCGATCCCTGGGGGAACCGTCCCCAAACTTGAGTTGTCTGCGCAGGAGTCAACGGAGCAACCCTTTACCATCCACGAAGCGTTTCCTGCCCCCCCTAGCCTGCCGACCCTAACTGGCGGCGATCGCTACCTGCTTAACTCCGTTCTCATCCATGGCCACATTACCCGCTCTCACCTGGCCCTGAGTCTAGGAGAACCGGAAAGTAAAATCCGAGCACAGGTGCAATCCCTTCTGCGGGCCGGTGTCTTAGATCAGGGCCAGGGGGTATTGTCCGTACAGCCCGCCTATTATGGCAAAATCAAAAGTGAATTAGCCAATAATAACTTCTTTGTTAGTAAGAACTAAATGGCCGTCACTTAGGTTGATCGGGAAATGTTTGAATCTATAGGATCATTTGTCACACATCAAGTTCTTTATCTGCCGGTATTCTTGGCCAACGTGTTCTTAGCCGACATTGAACCGTCGGAAGAACTACCTCAACTATTAACTGAATTAACCTTGCAAAAGGTGGTGCGGGCGATAGTCATTATTATTATTGCCTACGCTTGTATGTCGATGATCCAAGCCGTCACCAATTGGCTATCAGAACGAGTACCCCGACGATTTCGACTCTTAATTAAGCAATCCCTACCCTTTTGGAAGGGGCTGATTTTAATCGTCACGATTTCCTATTTACTCAACTTATTTCTCAATTTATCGGAAACAAATCTGTTGGCACTCACTGGCACGATGGCCGTTGCCCTGGGTTTTGCCTTTAAGGACTACATTAGCTCTATTATTGCCGGTATTGTGGCTCTGTTTGAAACCCCCTACCAAGTGGGCGATCGCATTCAAATTGATGATCATTATGGCGAAGTCGTCGGCTATGGCTTACGGGGAATTCGGCTACAAACCCCGGACGATAATACGGTGACAATCCCCCATAACAAAACCTGGACAAATGCTATCTCCAATGCCAATAGTGGTCAATTAGAGGCCCAAGTTGCCACGGATTTTTATTTTGATCACCATGTAGATGGGGACAAAGTTGTCCAAATTCTCTACCAAGCCGCCTACAGTAGCAAATATACCCAGCTTAAGTTACCCATTGTGGTGGTAATGAAAGAACACCCCTGGGGAACCCAGTTTAAGCTGCGCTCCTATCCCATGGATGCTCGGGATGAATTTGTATATCAAACGGATTTGATTTGCCGCGCCAAGCAGGCCTTTAAGCGTCAGGGTTTTCCCTATCCAAAATTATGGCGTGCCGCTTTTCCTGATTAAGGATATACCCGTGAACCAATGAGATGGGTAGATTACTCGTCAGATTGGCTGCCGTCAGGCATGGTGGCATTGCGTAAATTAATCCCCCGCATTTCCGCCTTATAGAGATTGGCTCCTAAAAAGCAGGTGCGACAGGCATTGGCCTTCATCAGGTTTGCCTCCACTAAAATGGCATCCGTAAAATCCGTATTAATCAGGCTGGCTCCCTCCAGAATCGCCCCTTGGAGAATGGCTCCCTTACAATTAGCCTGGAGGAGATTGGCCTGTAACAGGTTGGCGCGGGTCAGGTTAGCCCCTTCTAGGGTGGCCTCCAAAAGATTAACCCGCCGCAGGAGTGCCCCCACCAAATTGGCATTGCGGAGATCGGCCATAGCGAGGTTTGATTTATAGAGATCTGCCCCCGCTAGGGTCGCACGCTGCAAGCAGGCCCCCTCCAGATTCGCCTCAATCAAATCACACATATAGAAATTGGTGTTGGTCAAATAGGCTTCCCGGAGCGTGGCCCGTCGCATATCAGACCCGGCCAAGTTGGCCCCCTCTAGGTTGACATCATTGAAATTAATGAGTTCTAGGGTCATACCACTGAGGTTGGCTCCCCCCAAATCTGGGCGAATCTTGGGATAATTCTCTCGCCACTGGTTCCACTCATTGGTTCCCTGCTGCAAAATTTCTAGGTGTTCAGCGTTTGCCATAGATTCGGTTCATCCTAAGAAGCCATAATTATATTATCTTGCAATCTGATAATTTTTCCTGACGTTGGTAGATTCGGAGGTTTCACCCAGGATGTACCCTTTCTAGATGTGCCATTTCTAAAAGCGGCTTGAAGTTTTATATTTTGAAATCAATGTCTATAATTCTTACAGAGACGTGAAACAAAACGTTGCAGAAAGGAGATCGAGTCCCGTTGCATGAAGCCACGAATTCTAATTATTGATGACGATGCAGCGATCGCCGATGTACTGTCGATCAACCTAGAGATGGCTGGATACGATGTGAGTCAGGCCTTGGATGGCATGAAGGGGCAGGCCCTAGCTGTTCAACTGTCTCCGGATCTAATTTTGTTGGATTTAATGTTGCCCCAGGTGGATGGATTTACGGTCTGCCAGCGACTACGCCGGGATGATCGCACCGCCAATATTCCCATTTTGATGCTGACGGCCCTCAGCCAAACCCAAAATAAGGTGGATGGCTTTAATGCCGGGGCCGATGATTATCTAACCAAGCCCTTTGAATTAGAAGAAATGTTAGCGCGGGTGCGGGCCCTTCTGCGGCGAACGGAGCGAATTCCCCAAACAGCGGGGCATAAGGAAATTTTGAGCTATGGCCCCCTCACCCTCATTCCCGAACGATTTGAAGTATTCTGGCTCAATAAGGTGATCAAGTTAACCCGCCTAGAGTTTGAATTACTTCACTGTTTACTCCAACGCCATGGCCAGACCGTTGCCCCCAGCGAAATCCTGAAGGAGGTGTGGGGGTACGATCCCGATGATGATATTGAAACGATCCGGGTTCATGTCCGCCATCTGCGTACTAAGCTGGAGCCGGATCCCCGCAGTCCCCGCTATATTAAAACCGTGTATGGAGCTGGGTATTGCCTGGAGTTGCCCAGTAGTATTGAGCCAGTGGAATCCTTAGCTCTCTAGGGTTTTAGGCAGGATTTTAGGCAAAGAGAGGGGCGGTGGGGGGAGCGATCGCCGAGGGTTCGGCCCACTCCAATTGTTGCTTCAGTACCAGGGCCAGCCAATCAATATCTGCTTCGCTGGTATCCCGCCCCAAGGTGAGACGAATACTTGATTTTGCCATGGCCTCGTCGTAACCCATGGCCATTAACACCGGACTGGGAATGGATTGGCCACTCTGGCAGGCAGAACCTGAACTAATGCCAATGCCAGCTAAGTTGAGTTGGCGCACGACGGATTTACCACTGAGGGGCGTACCATCGGCCAAGGTCACGGTAAAACTGAGGTGATGGGGTAAGCGTTTCCAGGGATGGCCGGTCAGATGGAGTCCGGGTAAGGCATTAAGTTGATGGTACAGGCGATCGCGCAGTCGCTGTAATTGCAATCCGGCGGCGTTCACTTCGTTACTGGCCAATTCCGCCGCCACACCAAAGCCAACGATGGCGGGTAGGGCCTGGGTTCCCGACCGCAGACCCATTTCCTGGCCCCCACCCCGATTCATGGCGGCGAGGTCAACCCCTGGGCGAATATAAAGGGCACCTGCCCCCTGGGGGCCATAGAGTTTATGGCTAGAGAGGGATAATAAATCAACGGGGAGGGTTTGCACATCAATGGGAATGCGGCCCGCCACCTGAACCCCATCGGTATGGAAGAGGATACCCCGTTGCCGGGCAATGGCCCCCAACTCGGCGATCGCCTGGAGGGTTCCTACTTCACTTTGTCCATAAATAATAGAGATTAAGACCGTATTTGCTTGCAGGGCCCCCTCCAAATCGACGGGATTCACCTGTCCCCAGCGATCCACGGCTAAACGGGTGATCTGCCATCCCTGGCGTTCTAGGGCGGCCATGGGCTTGCTAATGGCCGAATGCTCCACCTGGGAGGTAATCATGTGTTGAGGCTGGGCATACTGCTGGGCGACTCCCCACAGGGCCAAATTATTGGCCTCCGTGCCGCCAGAGGTAAAGACAATGGATTCCCCTGAACCATGGAGCAGACTAGCCACTTGCATTCGTGCCTGCTCTAGGGCAGTGGCCGATCGCTGACCCCATTCGTGCAGACTGGATGGATTCCCCCAATGGTTGTGCAGAACCTCTTCCATGGCGGCGATCGCCTCACTGCGGCAGGGGGTTGTGGCACTGTAGTCAAAATACAGTTGCATGGAGTCGCCCAAGTTCATCACTCCTAGTATATCTTTGCCCCTTCCCCCCTTTGTCTTTTGCATAGAATTGTACCCCGGATCGTAGTTTCCCCTTGGAATCAACTGGCACTGCTACAAGTAAGGACGATTTAGGGGTAACAATGACAGTGAACAGTGAGTCACCAAAAACGGGTCACGAATCCGCCTATCGGGTTGAGGCTTGCCTCCATGATGTTTGGGCTAACCGGGTCATTGATGACCTGTTTACTGATCTTGATTCGGCGGAGTACGACCCTGAGGAATCCCTAGCGGAGTCGGATTGGTTAGACAACCCCTTCAATAAGCCAAGAACCTTAGACGTTCAAGCCCTTGATCCGCGAGAGCAGGATACCGCTCTTTTGGTTCCCTACGTGCCAGGGGAGGCCCCAAGTCCCCAGACCTTATCTCCTAAAGCCTTACCCTCTAAAGAACGTCCCCTTAAGCCCTTCATTCATTCAGCAGAAACCTTCAGCGGCCGCGATCGCCTGCTAATGGGTGTGGGCATTGCCTCATTCATTGTGAGTGCGGGTCTTTGGATTGCCAGTCTCCAGCGATCGCCGGTCACGGCCGTTCTCCCCCCCATGGATGGTGTGGATGTCAATCCCCAGGATGTTGAGTTTGCCCGCTATATGGAGGAAGCCCTTACCCAACTGTCACGACAATCGGTGGCCCTGGCCCAAGAACCGGGAGCAACCGGCACGCCAACGATTACGGTGCCAGGGGCTGGAAATCCCAATGGCACTACGAATGGTGTCGAGCGGGTTTATGTGCCCGTCTATCAACCCCAGCCACCGGAGCAGGTATCTATTCCAACTTTGCCTAACCCAGGGAATGGCACCTCCTCGGCAATGACCTCTCCCCAAGCCGCCGTAGCTCCGGCTCCCCCCCCACCCACCCGTACCCTCGTCGGGGTTCTGGAATTAGACCAGCGATCGGTGGCCATGATTGAGATGAATGGCTCTACAGAGCGGGTTTCCGTTGGACAAACCCTAGATGGGGGTTGGAAACTGGTGCAAGTTAGTGACCAACGGGCTGTGTTACAACGGGGTGGGGAAGTCCGATCTATTGGGGTGGGCCAAAAGTTCTAAAATGGGTAATCATTCACTCGTTTTAGCCAGTTTTCCCCATCTTCCCATCGTTCTAAATGTAGCCTAATGACTTTTCTTGATGACTTGGCGGCCTTTCTTGAGCAACGCCTAGATGATTTTATTCGGGCGAATCCTGGCCTTGAATTAAATTTGATTCTGCTGGATATACAGGAGCAGGAACGCCATACCCTTCATTTATTACAAACCCTAGAACAGAAATGTCAAACCTGTGAGAAGGATATTCTTGGCCTAGTTGAGGATATTCGCCGCTGGCACGATCGGGTTAAGAAAGCGGAAGCTGCCGGCCGCGCCGACCTTGCTAAACTTGCCCGGGAAAAGGAAGAGGAACTCCGCCAACGGGGCCAAGACCTCTGGGGCCAGCGCACCCAAGCCCAAGCCCAGGTTGAACCCACTCGTTTGCTTCTAGCTAAAATTCGCGATCGTCGCAAAGAACTAGAAACGCGCATTCCCCAACCCCAAGGGACACCACCGCCCAAAGCCAGCTACACTCCTCCTAAGAGCGATCGCACGGATCCCATTGAAGCTCAATTTCGTAACTGGGAATTAGAGGCTGCCCTGAAAGAGTTAAAGACCTCCATGGGGCTGTGATATTTGTTTACTGGGACTATGAAATAGGTAAAATTTCAACGATTGAGAAGTCCCTGTCCATTACTAACGACGAAGACAAAAACCAACTCCTCCTACCGTGTTTGCAACCT carries:
- a CDS encoding DUF1997 domain-containing protein, with amino-acid sequence MSVEYPEQPLEDENENNGTDVPVPSHHHPPFDFHARFHGWMELYAPVSQYEAYLNDHRQWFYRCAHPMAAEPIGENGYILTIGRYGSFGYEVEPKIGLNLLPEDEGVYRIQTIPVPDQPFLNYEVDFQAEKALKPAIAQPEQDQDLIDLGVSQYTIVDWQLDLSVKVYFPRFIYRLPHGLIQRTGDRILAEIVKQVSYRLTAKVQDDFHQTIGLTLGKRWRRQRCHNARLNHPADDLDALDDLDPTLDGIASPAPELPANSESPPTQEP
- a CDS encoding GNAT family N-acetyltransferase; translated protein: MRQSWGYTHLQFHLTLINSPPRISFIYLVFVPSCQLKVFVPFEATGHGAWGEVAYLLGEAWWGKGLAFEAMSWWHDYLATVTPRTEWWATVHPMNQRSIRLLKRLGYREVAPNQCPKLYSYDLGDCCFVKSLPSF
- a CDS encoding AsnC family protein; protein product: MQSWFTQAKAVTESTDDLMPLPNSLEIQVSQHIQSLPSPQAYQAFIHESLSNALSPWQTDLDAPNSLVILGSPVESIAKIIRDGLQTWVDRPPLEIITPLSCRSRPQIPWIVTSQIRQALQPYPQINVSEDLPMDDSLDLGSLEERTTLIVIPCLEQCFLRCIGGWESIEFLRDRVIHNPNCFWLIGCNHWAWDYLDFVCQVRAYFNDGLYVPPLGGEMLQAWLDPVMKTVVAPTIDFGDRQHFILQNSTRHHQQSLTDEERHQTYWNVLAHQSLGISSMATSLWLKSLRIKNDAIPGGTVPKLELSAQESTEQPFTIHEAFPAPPSLPTLTGGDRYLLNSVLIHGHITRSHLALSLGEPESKIRAQVQSLLRAGVLDQGQGVLSVQPAYYGKIKSELANNNFFVSKN
- a CDS encoding mechanosensitive ion channel family protein, which encodes MANVFLADIEPSEELPQLLTELTLQKVVRAIVIIIIAYACMSMIQAVTNWLSERVPRRFRLLIKQSLPFWKGLILIVTISYLLNLFLNLSETNLLALTGTMAVALGFAFKDYISSIIAGIVALFETPYQVGDRIQIDDHYGEVVGYGLRGIRLQTPDDNTVTIPHNKTWTNAISNANSGQLEAQVATDFYFDHHVDGDKVVQILYQAAYSSKYTQLKLPIVVVMKEHPWGTQFKLRSYPMDARDEFVYQTDLICRAKQAFKRQGFPYPKLWRAAFPD
- a CDS encoding pentapeptide repeat-containing protein; translation: MANAEHLEILQQGTNEWNQWRENYPKIRPDLGGANLSGMTLELINFNDVNLEGANLAGSDMRRATLREAYLTNTNFYMCDLIEANLEGACLQRATLAGADLYKSNLAMADLRNANLVGALLRRVNLLEATLEGANLTRANLLQANLLQANCKGAILQGAILEGASLINTDFTDAILVEANLMKANACRTCFLGANLYKAEMRGINLRNATMPDGSQSDE
- a CDS encoding response regulator transcription factor produces the protein MKPRILIIDDDAAIADVLSINLEMAGYDVSQALDGMKGQALAVQLSPDLILLDLMLPQVDGFTVCQRLRRDDRTANIPILMLTALSQTQNKVDGFNAGADDYLTKPFELEEMLARVRALLRRTERIPQTAGHKEILSYGPLTLIPERFEVFWLNKVIKLTRLEFELLHCLLQRHGQTVAPSEILKEVWGYDPDDDIETIRVHVRHLRTKLEPDPRSPRYIKTVYGAGYCLELPSSIEPVESLAL
- a CDS encoding cysteine desulfurase family protein, producing the protein MQLYFDYSATTPCRSEAIAAMEEVLHNHWGNPSSLHEWGQRSATALEQARMQVASLLHGSGESIVFTSGGTEANNLALWGVAQQYAQPQHMITSQVEHSAISKPMAALERQGWQITRLAVDRWGQVNPVDLEGALQANTVLISIIYGQSEVGTLQAIAELGAIARQRGILFHTDGVQVAGRIPIDVQTLPVDLLSLSSHKLYGPQGAGALYIRPGVDLAAMNRGGGQEMGLRSGTQALPAIVGFGVAAELASNEVNAAGLQLQRLRDRLYHQLNALPGLHLTGHPWKRLPHHLSFTVTLADGTPLSGKSVVRQLNLAGIGISSGSACQSGQSIPSPVLMAMGYDEAMAKSSIRLTLGRDTSEADIDWLALVLKQQLEWAEPSAIAPPTAPLFA
- a CDS encoding TIGR04376 family protein, translating into MTFLDDLAAFLEQRLDDFIRANPGLELNLILLDIQEQERHTLHLLQTLEQKCQTCEKDILGLVEDIRRWHDRVKKAEAAGRADLAKLAREKEEELRQRGQDLWGQRTQAQAQVEPTRLLLAKIRDRRKELETRIPQPQGTPPPKASYTPPKSDRTDPIEAQFRNWELEAALKELKTSMGL